The window tgtgagacggtctcacgaacctttatctgtgagacgggtaacactatcgatattcacaataaaaaataatactcttaacataaaaagtaatacttttacatggatgacccaaataaaagatccgtctcacaaatacgatccgtgacactgtctcacacaagtttttgcttaaaaaaatttggCAAGGTTTATCACACCATTTAATTACGGGATGAGATAAAACGCGGGACATGAGATATGAGAACTAATTAAGCTTACCCAACAATATTACCTTGATAAATACTAAAGTTAATTGATTAAGACTATATATGAAGAAAGTAAAGATTTTGCTAAAAATTGCATAAAATTTCACGGTAAATGATAAAGAATAAGTTAATATTCTgaattgaatttgtttttgttattaatATGCTCCATTTTTAGATTATTTGAAACTTACGTACTACGTACCcgacatttttcatttttatggaAACTTGTCGGTCATATCTACTCGTACCAGTCAATTAAAAACTATAAGGATACAAACAGGTTATTTTTGAaatcacatataaaaataatcgattatataataatgttaaatgacatattttttgaatttggtAGAAAGtaatttttccacaaatttatttaaaaatttgggatattCAACGAAACCGACAACAACAAAAAACTTGGTAAATGATATGCGTGTCTATATTGTTTTACAGTATTTTAATTATCTTTGCGAAAAAGTTTTGATTCACTTAACCACCCTAACAAAAAAATGttataagtttaaaaaaaaatccaatttaaACCGAGCTTACGAAATAAATCACTCTCATTCCGAAAACGAAATATACAATAGCACTTGCAGTTTACGCTGGGGTCTCGTGGCATTTATTAAGTGTCAGGCATTTGCAGCACATACAACAAAATCTAAACCAATAtaacaaatatctaattaaaaaaataaggaaaagaAATAAGACAAAAATTTAAGACGTTTTCActatcgtattttgtgatacagatatcttatttggattattcatgaaaaaatattactttttatNTGGCGGAGCAGGAAGCGGAAGAAACGGCGGTGATAGTAGTCGGCGGCGGTCCATCCGGCCTGGCCACGGCGGCGTGTTTAAGCCACCTCTCAATCCCATACATACTTCTGGAAAGAGAAGACTGTGTGGCTTCACTCTGGAAGAAATACACCTACGATCGTGTCCACCTGCACCTGCGAAAAGCCTACTCCGAGCTGCCCCTGATGCCCATTCCCAAAGCTTACTCCGCCTACTTATCAAGAGCTGAGTTCATACAGTACTTGAACGACTACGCTTCGCATTTCGGGATCCTCCCCATTCTCCACCATACGGTGGAAGCGGCGGCGTACGATGAAGTTGCGGGAAAGTGGAATGTGAAGGCCAGAGATTGTGGCATGGGGTCCGATGAAGTGAAGGAGTACAGGTCCAGGTTTCTTGTTGTGGCCACTGGTGAATCCTGCGACGCTTCCTGGCCTGAGATCGAGGGTTTGCGGAGCTTTAATGGTGAGGTTTTGCATTCGACGCAGTATAAGAACGGGAAGAAGTTTAAGGATAAAAGTGTCTTGGTTGTGGGGAGTGGGAACTCTGGCATGGAGATTTCCTTGGATCTTGCTAACTCTGGTGCGAAAACCTCCATCGTTGTCCGAAGCCCGGTGAGATCAATGCCTATTGATTTTACTCGTATTTGTTCATTTTGATACTGCTACGCAATCCACATGTATTAACGGGATGTCCTCTTAGATGGCTTAAGACTATTTTTGACTTGTTTATCTTACATATTCTTGTGCTTCCACATCATAAAATGCCAAGACTTGGAGGGAAATTGAACCTCATTCCCTCCAGCTactgtaattaattaaagaacACCTactcgattaaaaaaaaaactaaagaagTCCTACCTCTCCAAAAATCTAGCATAGACTGAATTGATTTATTAGCTTTattgttaaatttatattattgtgGTTGCAGATTCATATACTATCAAGAACAATGACGCATGTGGGTTTGGTATTATCgaaatatttaagtttgaatCGGATTGATTCCATATTAATTGTGATGAGCAAGCTTGTATACGGAGATTTGAGCAAGTTTGGTATTCAAAGACCAAAAGAGGGGccatttgttatgaaaaataagtatGGAAAATACCCCGTTATCGACGTCGGAACCTGTCGAAAAATCAAGCAAGGGGAGATTCAGGttaattaatgtacatataaaatttcatgattctcCTATAGGAATTTAAATAGTGCATATTTTGAAgattatatagatatatatatgtgtCTGTGTGTGTATTACTTTGTTTCTAGTTTAAAAGCGAGATTATTGGATATGAATAAACAGGTGTTGCCAGGGATAAAGAGCATTAGAGGCAAAAGTGTGTTATTTGAGAATGGGAATGAATATTCCTTCGATGCCATTGTGTTTGCCACGGGATTCAAAAGATCAACAAAATACTGGCTCAAGGTGAAGtatattcacacacacacataaaacAGTGGTGAagtcttatatatttttttttaacaaaaaaaaaaaaaacagtgatTGTTTTTCacattatttaaatgaatttatatttttaaatctattAAGATTATAGACTTGGTATAACTCCACCCAAAAGCTAATTAACGAAGGattgttcatgttcatgtatataATTCTCAAGAAAGGGGGACATTTACTGTTTAACACATCCTCTCTCTCAAGTTCAGGAATGAACAACTTGAGGTGTTGGTAGTTCATAAAGATAGTCTAATACATAATTGTAGATAATATTATGGACTTGAGCATAACtttattacaaaaaatataCGCCTAAAAATTGATTGTCCAAATCCATATGTACAATTTGTGAATTCATAacaaaatctaatatttatttataatatacttGTTTCGACTATATTTCATTCGCTTAACGTGGTGCctaaaaacaacaacaaaaaaaattattatagttggattattattttaattttatttttttacaggGAGATGGTTATCTTTTAAATGATGATGGGCTTCCAGTGCGGAGTTACCCTGATGATTGGAAGGGGAAAAATGGGCTTTATTGTTCTGGTCTGGGCCGAAACACTATTTACGGAGCTGGTATCGATGCTCAGAAGATAGCCACTGATGTCAAGGCCCTGTGGTGACTGCCTCCAGCTTTTTTTTTATCcactttgatttatttttattatcattattttaNTTCTTCGTATCTTTGAACTCTTCCATTGTGTGTCTTTAACACATTGTTTATACGTATATACTCTGAATATCATTTTATCTCACCTCAGATCTTATAGAAATTGATATCTATACAAGTGAGACGATGTATCATGAACTTCTCATATTGAATTGTGTATTATTTAACGCTTGTTACTTTACCAATATTTGATAATAATTGTAAGGTTCTAATCTTTTCAATCGACAACAATTCAATTACCACGTTTTGATTATTCTATCAAATAGAGATAAATATTACACTCAACAAATTGACATAAGCTAAATGGATGAGAGACATACATTGgaaattttgttgaaaattttatagtATTTTCGCCATAAATTAGGTTTTTCATCATGTAATGTATGTGTTTAAATTCCgatttatgaaatatttatttttgatacaCTCGAACTTTGTGAATTAAtggcaaaaatatatattttgaacataCATGATTCGTGATTCCTGGTTTCatcccttagaggagagaacatatagaaAATTACTATCAATTAGCCACGAATTTCATAATTTGTTCAGTGCATAATTCTTATACATGTGTATTCTTGCAAAATAAGAATATTTATCGTATATATGTCATTactatttttgttgaaaaaaatgtttttaaagccTGGgagaattgttttttttttaatgaatgacgACCATATCGTTTAACTCTCTTGGATAAGAATGAAGAACATATATATGATGAAAAACAAACCCAGTTATGGGGATATATCAAAGAAAGATAAGATCGCTGTTAATGTTTAACTTTCATTTTCATTATAAATTATGAGACAACGCTGAATGTCTCTCGACCCATGTCACGGGACGTGATATAGtccttattaataattataacataatttatttatttgatatatatgtataaacttgtaatattatttttagaatatagagtttcatatattttattactaataattaaaaattgataattttagAAATTCGTTTAAAAAAACCCCAAAAATGTTCTCTGTAGATTGAATTGAGGAGCCACGAAAATTAATCCAAATAATTTGGGCCGAGAAGGCGAAAGCCCAGAGAGCTTAAAATGGACAACTCCGCCATGTGCACGGTAGCTTCT of the Primulina huaijiensis isolate GDHJ02 chromosome 1, ASM1229523v2, whole genome shotgun sequence genome contains:
- the LOC140972966 gene encoding probable indole-3-pyruvate monooxygenase YUCCA10; this encodes YXAEQEAEETAVIVVGGGPSGLATAACLSHLSIPYILLEREDCVASLWKKYTYDRVHLHLRKAYSELPLMPIPKAYSAYLSRAEFIQYLNDYASHFGILPILHHTVEAAAYDEVAGKWNVKARDCGMGSDEVKEYRSRFLVVATGESCDASWPEIEGLRSFNGEVLHSTQYKNGKKFKDKSVLVVGSGNSGMEISLDLANSGAKTSIVVRSPIHILSRTMTHVGLVLSKYLSLNRIDSILIVMSKLVYGDLSKFGIQRPKEGPFVMKNKYGKYPVIDVGTCRKIKQGEIQVLPGIKSIRGKSVLFENGNEYSFDAIVFATGFKRSTKYWLKGDGYLLNDDGLPVRSYPDDWKGKNGLYCSGLGRNTIYGAGIDAQKIATDVKALW